A single window of Nasonia vitripennis strain AsymCx chromosome 4, Nvit_psr_1.1, whole genome shotgun sequence DNA harbors:
- the LOC100121725 gene encoding E3 ubiquitin-protein ligase UBR5 isoform X3, translating into MSSIHFVVHPLPGTDDQLNDRLKEVAEKINRYGFVTPPALNGLKSTVKRIVVGPTHIGLLMDDNRICRVAYTVLYDRLDLRKSEPSRNTTKSHVGNSSSAPSGSSNTGGGSSGAGGSGTGGSGGGGSGSRAGISRSRARIMRNSSAIRGGGSGGSGAGGGSGSAAGNGRIGPPGVIMGGSSSSSSRPIVSVPAPFVPEDLISQAQVVLQGKSRNLIMRELQRTNLDVNLAVNNLLSRDDEEGDDAEDAADSYVPEDLISLLDGGFSNEHSVIIDADSMFPEDVFGYPGMRNRVSSSRRLGNDRDSERSTERDRDRDSFSRWRDRQYYGPRRWLETALKDSWDKDPAQGSYFLFNLDIKKKELASQSPLWISEELEWWNERSEPAPRFVQIAALYSELIAISSTGQLYQWRWSDAEPFKHPDNPNIHHPKTIALNLAGEKIVNVSATAIRCSVSTESGKVATWLDELLGHVASRLEHPAQAFTEFTLDKIVSLHTCALYTVARLESGALYWWGVLPFAQRMKLWEKYKAKSRKHRPSTVASADITYGSHVCMKNSPIYQAGAIGFTIANGVPKVGQLLSAVWNLDAICRFKILPAGILPPNVATDKRETNGNGSSNSSSKTSHKETADRIDMPPPPSPASSTCSDTGSITTSHKRQKRMAPKSEGDADRKDEEDWHLKDVVFVEDVKTLPIGKVIKVDGCYVAVKFFSKDLKEKEKEAKDKDFNNSDFKDATAEEPTKLLADCRLLRKDELVVMKSSMSSRAPDCFQRTPRRVNIAEGSNENLLTIATDGQGIHAILRSGSKLSYVIYNLSTGRYVQDCYIPSDISSFLGLQPQNISLTSAGENTECSMILRDGNNTIYPIAKDCADAIRDPNWLDLAPVLCVGASTIPIPSIPSMNLKNQVAVIALVFDNLLLMPRILRCDYDGVKQVFANLEQDLKANVAQMQSILNERCDGNRNILHACINMCAPTSNKEVEQGIEHELVTNTVDTNSAPIEEPIPTLSWPPEAFDNTSGEEDSLLGIGATSISMMNKSASAVNNTYIIDSVERRNNALLILKFMCESPVLGPHLKELLSARDAQGQTPLMLAVSVRAYHAALIVLDTIQRVGKDFKDCSSMILPADASPDLSPLFVTCCNDTCSFTWTGDEHINQDIFECRTCGLTGTLCCCTECARVCHRGHDCKLKHTSPTAYCDCWEKCKCKALIAGRQSARYDLLCRLVTSTDLATKINSRGESILLFLVQTVGRQSVEQRQFRSAPRQRSTSANRKNPASDRLGADSDMPDHDLEPPRFSRRALERLLNDWSAVQCTIMSGVHESTSEQLFGDQGQSCKQSGTALLDKFTHSLLVKCSAEMLDCLLTTLIRELQNDSIPGRQEEAIVVARRFVRSVARIFVIFTIEMAPNTTKRRSASQASQPLMKCRRIFQALIKLAVEELCETADSLIAPVRLGVARPTAPFTLTSSAIEVINGSEELFSIEPLIPHSGLASQSLDTTLTAQTGSNGIAIARDVSAMDDTEPGEEVPMDLDGDISEQEESSAAVSTQPLGEVDGNAGGVGEEPAGDGESDTELDLLVEAETESDSDDNHSNQDAASAQRSVQTGATAGSDGGMNSILLYPEDESGESSQQEDDESEAGETDEQDTEEFQIGDEQLERRSGSTGHSHRNNLAPVSMQWAIRNRESSTRTAGLRVAGGNNLVFIDPSSLRRSTATSAVAAVQEPITMGTTASCLARAFGIVIRQIADLLTMMQDYKVVAPALPRTLEVTFFDAISLQMYLEEHLKPTWDWLLTVMDATEAQLRFGVSLTRSADPTHPEHPLNSAPSLSGGNFTGLLNSAALSLSLQNNGTGRSARSGITTTSNISTTQGSTRLTVGFTGVGETSRSSRERGDAHSARREFLSYCLSLMRAHNGEHRDSLPVLDVSALRHVAYVFDALVYYMRSLSEPISSRGESQKETTDTTWNDQDENDNEEGDDETLHANASMETDSDYPDLLNIPCASASGSGLLSGGPQSNSGSAAKGRKHPFLQRSDSTLCLGCPPLDPFDTVMSEALPLADQPHLLQPHSRREDLFGVPRQSPGTTASGSGANVLEGLPTRLGLSTRTAEGSLNSSTLILGQIEQIVRNSCSTSAAVDRRNANAGRSDAGEPGPSKKTYNQTNEQSQSTVAVVEQQTDRAPIIVSPNNQPMEMESNSNSSSSPPKSGSSKDVQCKAERSVIVRAGSSSSGSCSSENSINKQSNVVVPEVIVSGVQTDSQTVGANEEVVDLATTPTASQEISAHETVEGSNSNSSSQSAPSAPDPPQQQHQAPSTPARAQVSNIGTKISHNILLGRWRLSLDLFGRVFMEDVGLEAGSIVSELGGFPVKEAKFRRDMEKLRSSQQKDITLSKVERDRTQLLVQTMKELNTQYNLYNRRASNTPPLAVNRVKVTFKDEPGEGSGVARGFYTAIAEALLANEKLPPLEAAQVGSKYTQYNVLQKLKIRERDRDLRRQNPRSSGKCRESRRALSFEARSFHPSTSLEGSSSNSGNSSSTAHPPLFVHANNDHLTMHQQQLGDRLYPKVYALRPTHAEKITGMLLEMNPAQLLMLLASEESLRQKVEEAFELIQSHNQDLASEALLDLDVFSLTERCGATKKKQLESSIIDDTEDNAPLFYAPGKRGFYTPRQGRGSYERLNAFRNVGRLIGLCLLQNELCPIFLNRHVLKYILARPIRFHDLAFFDAVIYESLRQLVVDAETKDSSNLFQLDLTFSIDLCPEEGGGSIELVPNGRDIEVTAGNVYDYVRKYAEVRMIKVQEKALEAMREGVFDVLPEGALDGLTSEDLRLLLNGVGDINVSVLISYTSFNDESGEPTDRLVKFKRWLWSIVEKMSHVERQDLVYFWTGSPALPASEDGFQPMPSVTIRPADDAHLPTANTCISRLYVPLYSSRHVLRHKLLLAIKTKNFGFV; encoded by the exons ATGAGCTCCATTCACTTCGTCGTCCATCCCTTACCGGGGACGGACGACCAGCTCAACGACAG ATTGAAGGAGGTTGCAGAAAAAATCAACAGATATGGATTTGTCACACCACCAGCCCTCAATGGGCTCAAATCAACAGTTAAACGGATTGTTGTTGGACCAACACACATTGGCTTGCTTATGGATGATAACAGAATTTGCCGTGTGGCGTACACAGTTCTATATGACAGATTGGATTTGCGAAAAAGCGAACCAAGCAGAAA CACAACTAAAAGTCACGTGGGCAACTCGTCCTCGGCACCGAGTGGCAGCAGCAACACCGGTGGCGGCAGTAGCGGAGCCGGTGGTAGCGGCACCGGAGGAAGCGGAGGAGGCGGCAGCGGTAGCCGCGCCGGCatctcgcgctctcgcgccCGTATAATGCGCAACAGTTCAGCTATTCGTGGTGGCGGTAGCGGTGGAAGTGGTGCCGGAGGTGGTAGTGGTAGTGCAGCCGGAAATGGACGTATCGGACCACCCGGTGTCATCATGGGtggaagcagcagcagcagctccagACCGATAGTCTCGGTACCCGCGCCGTTTGTACCCGAGGATCTTATTTCACAG GCTCAAGTGGTGTTACAAGGCAAAAGCCGTAATTTGATTATGCGCGAACTCCAGCGTACGAATTTGGATGTAAATTTAGCAGTAAATAATTTGCTATCAAGAGATGACGAGGAAGGAGATGATGCGGAAGACGCGGCTGACAGTTACGTACCGGAGGACCTTATATCATTGTTAGATGGAGGATTTAGTAATGAGCATTCAGTTATCATTGATGCCGACTCTATGTTTCCGGAGGATGTATTCGGTTATCCAGGAATGAGAAA CCGTGTCAGTTCATCACGAAGACTTGGAAATGACCGCGACAGTGAGCGATCAACAGAACGTGACAGAGATCGGGACAGTTTCAGTCGTTGGAGGGATCGTCAGTACTACGGACCACGTCGTTGGCTGGAAACTGCTTTAAAAGATTCTTGGGACAAGGATCCAG CTCAGGGTTcatattttcttttcaatttagATATCAAAAAGAAAGAGCTGGCGTCTCAGAGTCCACTGTGGATATCAGAAGAGCTCGAGTGGTGGAACGAGCGCAGCGAACCGGCGCCTCGGTTCGTTCAGATAGCTGCCCTTTACAGCGAGCTGATCGCTATCTCGTCTACGGGTCAACTGTATCAGTGGCGATGGTCCGATGCTGAGCCATTCAAGCATCCAGAT aaTCCGAACATTCACCATCCTAAAACTATAGCCTTAAATTTGGCCGGTGAGAAAATTGTAAACGTATCTGCGACAGCAATCCGCTGCTCCGTAAGCACCGAGAGCGGCAAAGTGGCAACCTGGCTGGACGAACTGTTGGGACACGTTGCCTCCAGATTGGAGCATCCGGCTCAGGCGTTCACTGAATTTACATTAGATAAAATTGTCTCGCTCCACACCTGTGCGCTTTACACCGTCGCCCGATTGGAGAGCGGAGCACTCTATTGGTG GGGTGTGCTGCCATTCGCCCAGCGCATGAAATTATGGGAGAAGTACAAAGCCAAGTCCAGGAAACACAGACCATCTACAGTTGCGTCCGCTGACATAACTTACGGCAGCCACGTGTGCATGAAAAATAGTCCAATTTATCAGGCGGGAGCTATCGGCTTTACAATAGCAAATGGCGTGCCAAAAGTGGGACAACTTCTGTCGGCAGTTTGGAACCTAGACGCCATTTGtcgtttcaaaattttaccgGCCGGCATACTACCGCCCAATGTCGCTACCGATAAGCGTGAAACAAATGGAAATGGATCGTCAAACAGTAGCAGCAAAACGAGCCATAAAGAAACGGCTGATAGGATTGATATGCCGCCTCCACCGTCGCCTGCGTCTAGCACTTGCAGCGACACTGGCAGTATCACGACTAGCCACA AACGGCAAAAACGCATGGCGCCAAAAAGTGAAGGAGATGCCGACCGAAAAGACGAAGAAGACTGGCATTTAAAAGATGTAGTTTTCGTAGAAGACGTTAAAACCCTTCCGATAGGAAAAGTAATCAAAGTTGACGGCTGCTATGTGGCAGTTAAATTTTTCTCTAAAGATttaaaagaaaaggaaaaggaAGCTAAGGACAAAGATTTCAACAATTCCGATTTTAAGGATGCGACGGCCGAAGAGCCAACTAAGCTTTTAGCTGACTGTAGACTTCTCAGGAAGGATGAACTCGTA gtAATGAAATCATCGATGAGCTCTCGAGCTCCAGACTGTTTCCAACGCACTCCAAGACGCGTCAATATTGCTGAAGGCTCTAATGAAAATCTCTTGACAATAGCCACTGATGGTCAGGGTATACACGCAATATTGCGCAGTGGAAGTAAATTAAGCTACGTGATATATAATCTCAGTACCGGAAGATATGTTCAAGATTGCTACATTCCATCAGACATTTCATCGTTTTTGGGCCTACAACCGCAAAATATCAGTCTCACCAGTGCCGGGGAGAATACAGAGTGTTCAATGATTTTACGTGATGGCAATAATACTATTTATCCCATCGCAAAAGACTGCGCGGATGCAATTCGCGATCCCAATTGGCTGGATCTCGCACCGGTGCTTTGCGTTGGTGCCTCGACCATTCCCATTCCAAGTATTCCTTCTATGAATCTTAAAAATCAAGTAGCTGTTATCGCCCTTGTGTTTGACAATCTTTTGCTTATGCCTCGAATCTTAAGATGTGACTATGACGGCGTTAAGCAAGTATTCGCCAATTTGGAGCAAGACTTGA aaGCAAATGTAGCTCAAATGCAATCAATTCTCAACGAACGTTGTGACGGCAATCGTAATATTCTTCACGCCTGTATTAACATGTGTGCTCCTACTTCCAACAAAGAAGTTGAGCAAGGCATTGAGCATGAATTGGTGACTAATACCGTAGATACGAATTCCGCTCCGATCGAAGAGCCAATCCCAACATTGAGCTGGCCACCTGAAGCATTTGACAACACTTCAGGCGAAGAAGATTCTTTACTTGGCATCGGAGCCACCAGTATTTCAATGATGAACAAAAGCGCATCTGCCGTAAATAATACTTACATAATAGATTCCGTTGAGAGACGAAACAATGCTTTGCTTATACTGAAATTTATGTGCGAGAGTCCTGTATTAGGTCCACATCTCAAGGAACTGCTTTCTGCGAGAGACGCACAGGGTCAGACCCCTCTCATGCTGGCCGTTTCAGTGCGTGCCTACCACGCGGCTCTTATAGTTCTAGATACAATTCAGCGTGTAGGTAAAGATTTCAAGGACTGCTCATCGATGATTCTTCCTGCTGACGCAAGTCCCGACCTATCCCCTCTTTTCGTCACTTGCTGCAATGACACTTGTAGCTTCACATGGACCGGCGATGAACACATCAATCAGGATATCTTCGAATGCCGCACTTGCGGCCTTACCGGCACACTCTGCTGCTGTACAGAGTGCGCCAGGGTCTGCCATCGCGGACATGATTGTAAACTCAAGCACACCTCGCCCACTGCCTACTGTGACTGCTGGGAGAAGTGCAAGTGCAAAGCTCTCATTGCTGGAAGACAGAGCGCTAGATATGACCTGCTTTGCAGGCTTGTGACAAGTACCGATCTTGCTACCAAAATCAATTCAAGAGGTGAATCAATTTTGCTGTTTCTTGTTCAAACCGTCGGACGTCAATCTGTCGAGCAACGTCAGTTCCGCTCAGCACCGCGTCAGCGCTCGACTTCAGCCAACCGAAAGAATCCAGCCTCTGATAGACTGGGCGCTGACTCAGACATGCCGGATCACGATCTAGAACCACCGCGCTTCAGTCGTCGTGCTCTCGAGCGTTTGCTCAATGACTGGTCGGCGGTACAGTGCACTATCATGTCGGGTGTGCACGAATCCACTAGTGAACAGCTTTTCGGTGACCAGGGTCAGTCTTGCAAACAAAGTGGGACAGCGTTGTTGGATAAATTCACGCACTCGTTGTTGGTGAAGTGCAGTGCTGAGATGCTGGACTGCTTGTTGACTACGCTCATACGCGAGCTTCAGAATGATAGTATTCCTGGGCGACAGGAGGAGGCAATCGTCGTGGCGAGAAGGTTCGTCAGATCTGTTGCCAGGATTTTCGTCATATTTACCATCGAGATGGCTCCTAACACTACTAAGCGAAGAAG tgcAAGCCAGGCATCTCAGCCACTGATGAAGTGTCGCCGAATATTCCAAGCTCTGATCAAACTAGCAGTAGAAGAACTTTGCGAAACTGCCGATTCCTTGATTGCGCCAGTTCGTCTAGGTGTTGCCAGACCAACTGCGCCGTTTACCCTAACAAGTTCTGCCATCGAAGTAATTAATGGTTCAGAAGAACTATTTTCAATCGAGCCGTTGATACCGCATAGTGGTCTTGCCTCACAAAGTCTTGATACTACGCTAACAGCACAAACGGGTAGCAACGGTATAGCTATCGCCAGAGATGTTTCGGCTATGGATGACACTGAACCCGGCGaag aagTACCAATGGATCTAGACGGTGATATAAGTGAGCAAGAGGAATCTTCCGCTGCCGTAAGCACTCAACCTCTCGGCGAGGTTGATGGAAACGCAGGTGGCGTTGGCGAAGAACCCGCTGGTGATGGCGAATCCGATACTGAGCTCGACTTACTGGTAGAAGCTGAAACAGAGTCTGATTCTGATGACAACCACAGCAACCAAGATGCCGCATCGGCCCAACGCAGTGTACAAACCGGAGCTACTGCCGGCTCAGACGGTGGAATGAACTCGATATTGCTCTATCCAGAGGACGAGTCTGGAGAGTCCAGTCAACAAGAGGACGATGAGAGCGAAGCAGGAGAGACCGATGAGCAAGATACTGAAGAGTTTCAGATTGGTGATGAACAGCTGGAGAGACGCAG TGGATCAACTGGCCATTCTCACCGTAACAACCTGGCGCCCGTCTCGATGCAATGGGCCATTCGCAATCGTGAGTCGAGCACCCGAACTGCTGGACTACGTGTCGCGGGTGGAAACAACCTCGTCTTCATCGATCCGTCATCTCTGAGACGTTCAACAGCCACTTCGGCGGTCGCTGCAGTTCAAGAACCTATTACCATGGGCACCACTGCCAGCTGTTTAGCTCGAGCTTTTGGAATTGTTATTAGACAGATCGCCGATCTACTGACCATGATGCAAGACTACAAAGTGGTTGCACCCGCCCTGCCCAGAACTCTAGAAGTTACTTTCTTCGATGCTATCAGTCTTCAG atGTACTTGGAAGAACACCTTAAGCCAACCTGGGACTGGTTACTAACAGTAATGGATGCCACTGAAGCCCAGTTGCGTTTCGGTGTCTCATTAACTCGTAGCGCCGATCCTACCCATCCAGAGCACCCGTTGAATAGCGCTCCATCCCTCTCGGGTGGCAATTTTACTGGTCTTCTAAACTCTGCTGCTTTGTCTCTGTCACTTCAGAATAACGGCACTGGTCGCAGTGCCCGTAGCGGCATCACTACTACTTCTAATATTTCGACAACTCAAGGATCGACGAGATTGACCGTTGGATTTACTGGAGTTGGCGAAACTTCTCGCAGCAGTAGAGAAC gTGGAGATGCACACTCGGCAAGACGCGAATTTTTATCATACTGCCTGTCCCTTATGCGAGCTCACAATGGAGAACATAGAGACAGTTTACCTGTATTAGATGTGTCGGCCTTACGCCATGTTGCTTACGTTTTTGATGCACTGGTATACTACATGAGATCGTTGTCCGAACCAATTTCATCAAGAGGAGAATCGCAGAAAGAAACTACCGATACCACTTGGAACGATCAG GATGAAAATGATAACGAGGAAGGAGACGATGAAACTCTGCACGCTAACGCTTCAATGGAGACAGATTCTGATTATCCAGATCTTTTGAACATCCCATGTGCTTCAGCCAGTGGCAGCGGTTTATTATCCGGTGGTCCTCAGAGCAACAGCGGCAGTGCTGCCAAGGGCCGCAAACACCCATTCCTCCAACGCTCAGACTCGACGCTTTGCCTTGGCTGCCCTCCGCTTGACCCCTTCGACACAGTCATGTCCGAAGCTTTGCCTCTAGCTGATCAACCACATCTGTTGCAACCTCATTCGCGTCGCGAGGATCTCTTTGGGGTCCCTCGACAGTCACCTGGCACTACAGCAAGTGGATCTGGGGCTAATGTACTTGAAGGTCTTCCCACGAGACTAGGACTTTCGACGAGAACCGCTGAGGGTAGTCTTAACTCGTCAACGCTAATCTTGGGACAAATCGAGCAGATTGTTAGGAATAGTTGCTCCACAAGTGCAGCTGTGGATAGAAGGAATGCTAATGCTGGACGAAGTGATGCTGGTGAACCAGGACCAAGTAAAAAAACGTATAATCAGACAAACGAACAGAGCCAGTCAACTGTTGCAGTGGTCGAACAGCAGACCGACAGAGCACCTATCATAGTTTCGCCTAACAACCAACCCATGGAGATGGAGAGCAATAGTAACAGCAGCAGTAGTCCTCCAAAATCTGGTAGTAGTAAAGATGTTCAGTGCAAAGCCGAGCGCAGTGTCATAGTTCGTgccggcagcagcagtagtggGAGCTGTTCTTCAGAAAAcagtataaataaacaatcgaACGTCGTCGTCCCGGAAGTCATAGTAAGCGGAGTGCAGACCGATTCTCAGACGGTCGGTGCGAATGAAGAAGTTGTCGACCTTGCCACTACACCTACCGCATCTCAAGAAATATCGGCCCACGAAACAGTCGAGGGTAGtaacagcaacagcagtagTCAATCCGCACCGTCAGCTCCAGATCCTCCACAGCAGCAACATCAAGCCCCGTCAACGCCTGCTCGCGCCCAGGTTTCGAACATTGGCACTAAGATCTCGCACAACATTCTTCTGGGCAGGTGGAGACTGTCCCTTGACTTATTTGGGCGGGTTTTTATGGAAGACGTAGGTTTGGAGGCTGGAAGCATTGTTTCTGAACTCGGTGGGTTTCCCGTCAAGGAGGCAAAATTCCGCAGAGACATGGAGAAGCTCAGGAGTTCGCAACAGAAAGATATTACGTTGTCAAAA GTGGAACGCGACAGGACGCAACTTCTTGTTCAGACGATGAAAGAATTGAATACACAGTATAATCTGTATAATAGAAGAGCATCTAATACGCCACCTTTAGCTGTAAATCGTGTTAAGGTCACATTTAAAGACGAACCTGGAGAGGGTTCGGGTGTCGCGCGAGGTTTTTATACGGCGATAGCAGAG GCGCTGTTGGCTAATGAAAAACTACCGCCACTAGAGGCAGCACAAGTAGGCTCAAAATACACACAGTACAACGTTTTACAAAAACTCAAAATCAGAGAACGCGACCGAGATCTTCGTAGACAA AATCCCCGTTCGTCTGGTAAATGCCGCGAATCCCGACGAGCTCTATCGTTCGAGGCTCGCTCGTTCCACCCATCGACGTCACTCGAGGGCAGCTCCTCCAATTCTGGTAACTCCTCGTCCACGGCTCACCCACCACTTTTTGTTCACGCCAACAACGACCATTTGACGATGCATCAGCAACAGCTAGGCGATCGGTTGTACCCGAAAGTCTACGCGCTGCGACCAACTCACGCCGAGAAAATCACGGGTATGCTGTTGGAAATGAATCCAGCGCAACTGCTTATGTTGCTGGCGTCGGAGGAGTCTCTCAGACAAAAAGTCGAGGAGGCATTCGAGCTCATACAAAGTCACAATCAGGATTTGGCCAGTGAGGCACTTCTTGATCTCGATGTTTTCAGTTTGACCGAACGCTGTGGTGCTACTAAGAAAAAACAATTAG AGAGTTCGATTATCGATGATACGGAGGATAACGCACCGCTGTTTTATGCACCCGGAAAGCGAGGATTTTACACGCCTAGGCAGGGAAGAGGAAGCTACGAAAGACTAAACGCTTTTAGGAATGTCGGACGATTGATAGGCTTGTGTTTGCTTCAGAACGAGCTTTGtccaatatttttaaatcgacATGTACTCAAATATATATTGGCTAGGCCTATAAGGTTCCACGATCTTGCATTTTTCGATGCCGTCATTTACGAAAGTCTTCGGCAACTAGTGGTAGACGCTGAGACCAAGGACAGCAGCAATTTGTTCCAGTTAGATCTTACGTTTAG CATTGACTTGTGTCCCGAGGAAGGTGGCGGTTCGATCGAACTTGTACCGAACGGTCGCGATATAGAGGTAACGGCCGGTAATGTCTACGACTATGTGCGCAAATACGCTGAAGTGCGCATGATCAAGGTGCAAGAAAAGGCACTCGAAGCAATGCGAGAAGGAGTCTTTGACGTGTTGCCTGAAGGTGCACTCGATGGCCTTACATCCGAAGATCTGCGACTCCTTCTCAATGGCGTGGGTGATATTAATGTTTCGGTGCTTATCTCATATACGTCATTTAACGACGAGTCCGGCGAACCTACGGACAGGCTCGTCAAGTTCAAGCGTTGGTTATGGTCTATCGTCGAAAAAATGTCACACGTTGAAAGACAAGATTTG GTGTACTTCTGGACGGGTTCACCGGCGTTACCAGCCAGCGAGGATGGCTTCCAGCCAATGCCCAGCGTCACGATCCGACCAGCCGACGATGCTCATCTGCCTACGGCTAACACCTGCATATCGCGCCTCTACGTTCCCCTGTACAGCTCGCGTCACGTGTTACGTCACAAACTGCTGCTCGCCATCAAGACGAAAAACTTTGGCTTCGTCTGA